In the Agromyces flavus genome, GACATCCGCCCACGGGGTGAGGATGCCGGTGTGAGCGATGACGACCGCACCGGGCCCGAGACCGACGACACGACCGGCGGACGCGCCGAGGAGCCGCTCGACGCCTACTCCAGGATCGTGACCCAGGTGGCGCACGACCTGCTGCCGAGCATGGCCAGCCTCGCCGTGCGGTCCCGGCGCGGCCAGGGCACCGGCAGCGCGAGCGTCATCTCCGACGACGGCGTGCTCCTGACGAGCGCGCACGTGGTCGTCGGCGCCGATCGTGCCGAGGCGTCGTTCGGCGACGGCACCTCGGTCGACGCCGACGTCATCGGCCGCGACCCGCTCTCCGACCTCGCGGTGCTGCGCGCGCACGGCGCGCTGCCCGCGCCGGTGCCGCTCGGCGACGCGCGCGAGCTGCGCGTGGGCCAGCTCGTCGTCGCGCTGGGCACGCCCCTCGGCTTCGCCGGCAGCGTGACGGCCGGCATCGTGTCGAGCCTCGGTCGGTCGCTGCCGACGGCGGCCGGTCGCGTCGTCGACGAGGTGATCCAGACGGATGCCGCGCTGAACCCCGGCAACAGCGGCGGCGCCCTCGCCGACGGGCTCGGCCGCATGGTCGGGGTGAACACCGCGGTCGCGGGGGTCGGCCTCGGACTCGCGGTCCCGATCAACCCGGCGACCCGCGCGATCATCGACGCACTCGTCGCCCGCGGCAGGGTGCGCCGGGCGTGGCTCGGCATCGCCGGCGCGCAGGTCCGGCTCGCGCCCGAGCTCGCGGCACGGATCGGCTCGACCACCGGCCTGCAGGTGACGGCCGTCGTGCCCGGAAGTCCCGCGGAGGTCGCGAACATCCGGGCCGGCGACATCGCCGTGAGCCTCGACGGCACCGGGATCGTGACCGCGACCTCCATCCAGCGACTGATGGTCGAAGACGCGATCGACCGCGAGGTCGAGATGACGCTGTGGCGCGGCGGCGCGCTCGTGGACGTGTTCGTGGTCCCGCGCGAGCTCGTCGGGGCATGATCCCCGGCGAACGCGAGGAAACCTCGAACTCTTGTTGACGCCCACCGTGAGGGCGAGGAGAATCGGGCGGAGTCGGACGGTCGGGGGGCCGGCGGCTCGGGGGACAATCGCCGAATCGGCGATCCGGCATGCGACCTGGGGGAGGTCGAGATGACGTGGCTCGGTTGGGAATCGCTCGGAGGCGTGCTCACGTCCGGTCCGGCGGTCAGCTCGTGGAGCAACGGCCGCCTGGACTGCTTCGTGCGCGGCACGGACAGCGCGCTCTGGCACAAGTGGTTCGACGGCGGATGGAGCGGCTGGGAGAGCCTCGGCGGCATCCTCACGTCGTCGCCCGCGGCGGTCTCGTGGGGCCGGGGGCGCATCGACGTGTTCGTGCGCGGCACTGACAGCGCATTGTGGCACAAGTGGTTCGACGGTGGATGGAGCGGCTGGGAGAGCCTGGGCGGCGTACTGACCTCGGAGCCCGCGGTCTGCTCGTGGGCGTCGGGCCGTCTCGACGTGTTCGCTCGAGGCACCGACAGCGCCCTGTGGCACAAGTGGTTCGACGGCGGCTGGAGCGGGTGGGAGAGCCTCGGCGGCGTGCTGACGTCCGGCCCCGGCGCCGTGTCATGGGGCCGCGGCCGCATCGACGTCTTCGGCGCGGGCACCGACAGCGCGCTGTGGCACAAGTGGTTCGACGGCGGATGGAGCGGCTGGGAGTCGCTCGGCGGCATCCTCACCTCGACCCCCGCCGTCTCCTCATGGAGGCCGGGCCGACTCGACGTCTTCGTCGCCGGGACCGACAGCGCCATGTGGCACAAGTGGTTCCAGAACGGATGGAGCGGCTGGGAGTCGCTGGGCGGCGTGCTCACGAGTGCTCCGGCGGCCGTGTCGTGGGGGCCGAACCGCATCGACACGTTCGTGATGGGCACCGACAGTGCGATGTGGCACAAGTGGTGGTCGGCCGTGCCCACCGTGCGGGTGCACGCCAAGGTGCTCACCGCGCCGAACATCCCCATCGCCACCATGCTGCAGCGCATGCGCGACGTGTATGCGAGCGTCGGCATCGCGGTGGAGCACGCGTCCACCGAGAACCTCAACCTGCCGACCCTGAACGACGTGGATGTCGGTGCGTGCACGCTCGGCAACACGACGGCCGAGCAGAACGCGCTCTTCGCCAACCGCAACAACGCGGGCGCGAACGACGTCGTCGTGTACTTCGTCCGCTCGACGGTGCCGCCGTTCAACGGGTGTGCCGCGCACCCGGCCGGCCGACCCGGTGCCGTGGTCGTCCAGGGCGCGACGCAGTGGACGCTCGGCCACGAGGTCGGGCACGTCCTCGGGCTGTTCCACGTCAACGACAACGACCGGCTGATGACGGGCAACGGCACGGCGAACATCACCAACCCGCCGCCCGACATCATCGGATCCGAGCGCACGACGATGCTGAACAGCGCACTCACGCAGGACATCTAGGGGGAGCCATGGCAGTGACGATGAAACAGGTTCGCGCCGCGCTCGATCCGGAGGAGCCCGACTACACCGAGGTGGTGCAGCTCGGACCCGGGGCGCTCAAGCACCTGCAGGCGCTGATCGCCTCCGACGAGCCCATGATCGCGTCGAAGGCGGCCTACGCAGCCGGACTGTTCACGGGCGACGAGGCGCGCGAGGTCGTGCGCTCCGCCGCGGCGAGCGACGATCCGATCGTGCGGGTGGCTGCCGCCGCGTCGGCGGCCAACCTGCCCGAGGAGGACGCGAGCGTGGTGCTCGCCGAGCTCGTCGCCGATCCCGACGAGGGCGTCCGGAAGGTCGCGCGGACCGCGGTGCCCGTCAACCCGAGCGAGGAGCTCGTCGCGCGCCTCGAGGAGGTCGGCACGGAGTCCGCGAACGAGGGGCCGGAGGGCGCGCCCGAGGCGCCTCCGACCGGCGGCCTCATGCCGGGCGAACGGCCGGATACGGGCGCCGCGGGGATGCCGGGTGAGCGCGGCGGGCTCATGCCGGGGGAGTCGGGCGGGATGCCGGGACGCTGACTCGCGCGCGGCCCGAACCCGCGCCATCCGACTCGGGCATCGCCCACCCGACCGCCCCGTAGACTGGACGCCATGCCCCTCGAGCCCAAATCGGCTGATTTCCCGCGCATCCGCGCGGCCCTGAAGTTCTACATGGTCTGCTCGGTCATCACGGGCGTCATGCTGCTGCTGCTGTGCACCGAGATGCTGCTGAAGTACGTGTGGCACCTCGAGCTGTTCGCGTTCGGTCCGAACGGGCTGCTCTCGTTCGAGCCGGTCGTCGAGACGCCCGAGGGCCTCGAGTCCACCGGCACGGGGGTGAATCTCTCGACGGGCATCCTCATCGCGCACGGCTGGTTCTACGTCGTGTACCTCTTCAGCAACTTCCGCCTGTGGAGCCTCATGCGCTGGCACTTCCCGCGCCTGCTGCTCCTGGCGTCCGGCGGCATCGTGCCGTTCCTGTCGTTCTTCCTCGAGGCGCGCATCGCGCGCGAGGTGCGCGGCTACCTCGCCGAGCGTGAAGCGGATGCCGCGGCCACGCGCCCTCAGTCCGAATCCGAATCCGTGGAGGCCGCCCAGTGAGCGAGACCCAGCAGCGCCCCGTGCTCGTCGTCGACTTCGGCGCACAGTACGCGCAGCTGATCGCGCGACGCGTGCGCGAGGCATCCGTCTACTCCGAGATCGTGCCGCACACGATCAGCGCCGACGAGGTGCGGGCGATGGACCCGATCGGCATCGTCCTCTCGGGCGGTCCGTCGTCGGTGTATGAAGAGGGGGCGCCGGCGCTCGATCCCGGCATCCTCGAGCTCGGCGTCCCGACGCTCGGCATCTGCTACGGCTTCCAGGTCATGGCGCAGCAGCTCGGCGGCGAGGTCGCGCATACCGGCCGCCGCGAGTACGGCTCGACCGAGGCGACGCTGCGCGTCGACGGCAACGCGCTGCTCGGCGGACAGCCCGAGCACCAGACGGTGTGGATGAGCCACGGCGACTCGGTGGCCGTCGCGCCCGAGGGCTTCGACGTGCTCGCGTCGACGGCCGACACGCCCGTCGCGGCGTTCGCGAACGACGCGCAGGGCTTCTACGGCGTGCAGTGGCATCCCGAGGTCAAGCACACGCCGTTCGGCCAGGACGTCATCGAGAACTTCCTGCATCGCGCCGCCGGCATCCCCGCCGACTGGAACTCGGGCAACGTCATCGCCGAGCAGGTGGCCCGCATCCGCGAGCAGGTCGGTGCGGGCCGGGTGATCGCGGGCCTGTCGGGCGGCGTCGACTCGGCCGTCGCGGCGGCGATCGTGCACGAGGCCGTCGGCGACCAGCTCGTGTGCGTGTTCGTCGACCACGGTCTGCTCCGCAAGGACGAGCGCAAGCAGGTCGAGGTCGACTACGTCGCAGCGACCGGCATCCGGCTCGTCACCGTGGATGCCCGGGACACGTTCCTCGACGCGCTCGCCGGGGTCACCGACCCCGAGGAGAAGCGCAAGATCATCGGCCGGGAGTTCATCCGCGCCTTCGAGCGGGCCGAGCGCGACCTCGTCGCCGAGGCCGAGGCCGACGGCGAGCCCATCCACTACCTCGTGCAGGGCACCCTCTACCCCGACGTGGTCGAGTCGGGCGGCGGCACCGGCACCGCGAACATCAAGAGCCACCACAACGTCGGCGGCCTGCCCGAAGACCTCCAGTTCGAGCTCGTCGAGCCGCTGCGCACCCTCTTCAAGGACGAGGTGCGCGCCATCGGCCGCGAGCTCGGCCTGCCCGAGGCGATCGTGGGTCGTCAGCCGTTCCCCGGCCCGGGCCTCGGCATCCGCATCGTCGGCGAGGTCACTCGCGACCGGCTCGAGACGCTGCGAGAGGCCGACGCCATCGCGCGCGCCGAGCTCACCGCGGCGGGCCTCGACCAAGAGATCTGGCAGTGCCCGGTCGTGCTGCTCGCCGACGTGCGCTCGGTGGGCGTGCAGGGCGACGGCCGCACCTACGGCCACCCGATCGTGCTCCGACCGGTGTCGTCGGAAGACGCGATGACGGCCGACTGGACTCGCCTGCCCTACGAGGTGCTCGCGCGCATCTCGAACCGCATCACCAACGAGGTGCGCGAGGTGAACCGCGTCGTGCTCGACGTCACGTCGAAGCCGCCGGGCACCATCGAATGGGAGTGAGCGGCTAGCCTGAGCCGCATGGGCGTCGTCGAGAACTCGAAGCTGTCGGTCGTCGGAGCGGGGAGCGTCGGCACGAGCCTCGCCTACGCCGCGCTCATCCGCGAATCGGCGTCGCAGGTCGCGCTCTACGACATCGCGACTGAGAAGGTCGAGGCCGAGGTGCTCGATCTCGCGCATGGCACGCAGTTCACCCGGTCGAGCGTGATCGGCGGCGCCGACCTCGACGTGGTCGCGGGGTCGCACGTCGTCGTCATCACCGCCGGGGCCAAGCAGCAGCCCGGCCAGAGCCGGATGGAGCTCGCCGGCACCAACGTCGGCATCCTCGAGCGGCTGCTGCCGGGGCTGCTCGAGCGCGCGCCCCACGCGATCTACGTGCTCGTCACGAACCCGGTCGACGTGCTCACGCTCGCTGCGCAGCGCATCAGCGGGCTTCCGCCCGAGCGCGTGTTCGGGTCGGGCACGGTGCTCGACACGTCGCGGCTTCGCTGGCTCCTCGCGAAGCGCGCCGGCGTCACGACGGCCAGCGTGCACGCCGACATCGTGGGCGAGCACGGCGACACCGAGTTCCCCCTGTGGTCGAACGCGCGCATCGGGCCCGTGCCGATCCTCGACTGGCAGGGCGGCGAGCCGTTCACGCGCCAGGAACTCGACGGCATCGCGCACGAGGTGCGCAACGCGGCGTACACCGTGATCCGGGGCAAGGGCGCCACGAACTACGCCATCGGCCTCACCGGCGCGCGCATCGTCGAGGCGGTGCTCCGCGACGAGCGTGCGGTGCTGCCCGTGAGCACGGTGCTCTCGGGCGTCCGAGGCATCGACGGGGTCGCGCTGTCGCTGCCGAGCGTCGTCGGCGGCGACGGCGCGAACGCGGTCGAGGAGACGCCGATGTCGGCCGACGAGGAGGCGCTGCTCGCGGCATCCGCCGACGCGATCAGGGCCGCGGGCGCGACGCTCGGCATCTGAGCAGAATTTCTTGGCGACGGTGTCGATCGGGCGGCTTCCCGTTCGACGCCATGAGTGAGAGGGTCGAAGGGCGACCCGAACACCGGAGGAGATTCACCATGACGCGGTACATGCTCATCATGCGGGCCAGCGACGAGGCCGTCGAGGCCTACCAGGACCTGCCGTTCGACGAGGTCATCGCGGCCATGGGTCGCTACAACGAGGAGCTCATGAAGGCCGGCGTGATGCTCGCCGGCGAGGGCCTGACCGACGCGAGCGAGGGGTTCGTCGTCGACTTCTCCTCCGAGCCGCCGCTCGTCACCGACGGCCCGTACGGCGAGACCAAGGAGCTGTTCAACGGGTTCTGGATCCTCGACGTCGCCTCGAAGGAGGAGGCCGCGGAGTGGGCCAAGCGCTGCCCGCTCGGCCCCGGCTCGAAGCTCGAGGTGCGTCGCGTGTCCGAGATCGAGGACTTCCCGCAGGACAACGAATGGATCCAGAAGGAGGTCGGCTGGCGCGCCGAGCAGGCCGAGCGTCTCGCTGAGGACGCCCGACGCGCCGCGACCAAGGCGTGACGACCGACGCGACGGCTCGTCCGGTGGACCCCGAGTCCGCCCGGCGGGCCGTCGCCGCCGTCTGGCGCATCGAGTCGGCGCGCATCGTCGCGACGCTCACGCGCATAGTCGGCGACTTCGCGCTCGCCGAGGACCTCGCCCAGGATGCGCTCGCCGAAGCGCTCGCCCAGTGGCCGGCCTCGGGCATCCCGTCGAACCCGGGCGCCTGGCTCACCGCCGTCGGCAAGCGGCGGGCGATCGACGGATGGCGCCGCCGCGAGCGGTACGACGAGCGGCTCGCCGCGATCGCGCACGACCTCGAGCGCGAGCAGGCCGAGGCGGCCGATGCCACCGGCGACCTGCCGTACGACCCCGACGCGATCGACGACGACGTGCTCCGGCTCGTGTTCGTGTCGTGCCATCCGGTGCTCTCGCGCGAGGCGCGCGTCGCACTCACGCTGCGGGTCGTCGGAGGCCTCACGACCGACGAGATCGCGCGCGCGTTCCTCGTGCCCGTCTCGACCGTGCAGCAGCGCATCGTGCGCGCGAAGAAGACGCTCGGCGACGCGGGCGTCCCCTTCGAGGTGCCGCCGCGGTCGGAGTTCCCGGCGCGACTCGGCACGGTGCTCGGCGTGCTGTACCTGATCTTCAACGAGGGGCACTCGGCGTCGGCCGGCGACGACCTCATGCGGCCCGAACTGAGCCGCGAAGCGCTGCGACTCGGCCGCATCCTGGCGGGGCTCGTGCCCCGCGAGCCCGAGGTGCACGGCCTCGTCGCACTCATGGAGCTCACGGCGGCGCGGTTCCCGGCGCGGCTCGACGCCCACGGTGATCCGGTGCTGCTCCCAGACCAGGACCGGCGGCGGTGGGACCGTTCGGCGATCACGCGCGGGCGCGCGGCGCTCGCGCGTGCCGACGCGATCGGGCGCGGACGGGGCGCCTACAGCCTGCAGGCGGCGATCGCCGAGCAGCACGACATCGCGCCATCCGTCGACGACACCGACTGGCCGACGATCGTCGCGCTCTATGAAGCGCTCGAGCAGGTGGCGCCGTCACCGGTGGTCGAGCTCAACCGCGCCGTCGCCGTCGCCATGGCCGACGGAGCGGAGGCCGGACTCGCGATCGTCGACGGGCTCGCGGCCGACGGGCGCCTCGCGAACTACCACCCGCTGCAGGCGGTGCGAGCTGAGCTCCTCGAACGGCTCGGGCGGGCGGATGACGCGCGCGAGGCGTTCGCGGAGGCGGCGCGACTCACGGCCAACGAGCGCGAGCGCGCGGTGCTGCTCGCGCGAGCGTCGCGACCCGACGCGCGCTGACCCCACCGAGCACCGCCTCCCGCCTGAGTACCGTTCCTGCGCTGGAGTGAGGGAAGCAGCAGTCCCTCCAGCGCGGAAACGGCACTTCAGCGGAGTCCGCGGACGCGGAACGGGCCGCCCCCGAGGGGACGGCCCGTTCGGGTGGATCGAGTGCTAGTCGCGCGCGATCGCGAGGATGCGCAGGATCTCGAGGTACAGCCAGACGACCGTGACCATGATGCCGAAGGCGCCGGTCCAGCCGTACTTCCTTGGGGCGCGGTTGCGAACGCCCTGCTGGATGAAGTCGAAGTCGAGCACGAGCGAGTACGCGGCCATGATCACGACGAGGACGCCGATGATGACGCCCAGCGGGATGCCCATGATCTCGGCGCCGCGGAGGCCCCACGGATCGTCGGTCACATTGAAGAGCATGAGGCCGATGTTGACGAGCGAGAAGACGAGATAGCCGACCATCGCGATGAGGAAGATCTTCGTCGCGCGAGCCGATGCCCGGATCTTGCCCGAGGCGAACAGCGCGAGCGTCACGCCGACGACGACGAGGGTCGCGATGACCGCCTGGGCGACGATGCCGCCGCCGAACATGTACTCGTACCAGGCCGAGATGCCGCCGACGAAGACGCCCTCGACGCCCGCGTAGGCGAGTACCAGGGCGGGCGAGGGCTCCTTCTTGAAGATGTTGACGAGCGCGAGCACGAAGCCGACCAGACCGGCGCCGACCCAGAGGAACGGCACGGACTGGAACGTCAGCCAGCCGATCGCCGCACCGACGAGCAGCACGCCGAACGCGGCAGCCGACTTCGCGATCGAGTCCTCGATCGTCATGACCTCGCGGTCGGGAAGGGTCGCAGGCTGGTTGTACATGTCCTGCAGCTGCTGGGCGGACATGTCCTGCGCGACAGCCACCGCCCCCTGGTTGGAGAACGCCTCGTTACGTGAGAAGGCGGGGTTGTTGAGAGCCATTGCTGTGGTTCCTCTGCTTTCGGCTTTCCGTCGGGTGGAGGGGAATCGTGCGGACGGATCTGTCCGCGTCCCTCCAACCTAGCGGGTTCAGCAGAGTCAACGCCGTGAATCCGCGCGGAATTCCGCGGGCGCGCGGAGCGCCGTGGCTACGCTGAGGGGATGCAGGCCGGCCCCGCAGAGCGTCCCCTCGTGATCGGGCACCGCGGCGCGCCGGGGTACCGGCCCGAGCACACCGAGGCCTCGTACCGGCTCGCGTTCGCACTCGGCGTCGACGCCGTCGAGCCCGATCTGGTCGCCACGCGCGACGGGGTGCTCGTACTGCGCCACGAGAACGAGATCTCGGGCACGACGGATGTCGCGTCCCGCCCCGAGTTCGCGTCGCGGCGCACCACACGCGAAGTCGACGGGAAGGCGCTCACCGGCTGGTTCACCGAGGATTTCACGTGGGCCGAGCTGTCCACGCTCCGCGCGACCGAGCGCCTCGGCGGCGTCCGGCAGCACAGCGCGACGTTCGACGGCCGGTATCCGATCATCCGCTTCCGCGACCTGCTCACGCTGCTGGATGCCGCGTCCGACGACTCGGGTCGCGACATCCGGCTGGTCGCGGAGTTCAAGCACGCGACGCACTTCGCGGGGCTGGGCCTGCCGCTCGACGAGCTGTTCGCGGCCGAGCTCACCGCCGGCGGATGGGGCCGGGGCGACGGGCGCCTCATCTCGGAGTCGTTCGAGCCGACGCTGCTCCAGCGCCTGCGCGACCGCGGGATCGCGGGCACGAAGGTGCTGCTCGTCGAGGATCGCGGCGCACCCTGGGACCTCGTCGCGGCGGCGGGCGGCACCGACGGGCGGGCACGCACGTACGACTCGTTCGTCACCGAGGAGGGGCTGCTCGGCCTCGCCGGGGCCGTCGACGGCGTGAGCGTCGGCAAGTCGCGCCTCGTCGGCGGGCCGGGGTCGTCGACGGATGTCGCAGCCGCCGGGCGACGCGCGGCGAACGGTGCGCCGCTGCAGGGGTCCGAGCTCGTCGACGCCGCGCACGCCGCGGGTCTCGCCGTCTACACGTGGACGCTCCGCCCCGAGAACCGCTTCCTCGCGCAGCCGAACCGTCGCGGCACCGCGCGTGCCGCGTGGGGCGACTGGCTCGGCGAGTTCACGCGCATCATCGAGACCGGGCTCGACGGCATCTTCCTCGACCACCCCGACCTCGGCATCGAGGCCCGCCGCGTGGCCGCGGGCGGCTGACCGCCCTGCGCGGCGCGCAGGATCCGCCCCCCGCCCGACAGCATCACCTCGGGCGGGCTGTCGGATGGCGCGCCTAGACTTGAGAGGACATGACGCTGATCCTCCACCCCGACGACCCCACCGGCTGGCGCGAGGCGCCCGTCGCGGCTTCCGATAAGCGCGGGGGCGGGCCGCAGGGCGCCGGCCCCGCGGCATCCGATCGCCTGACCGCCGGGCTCAACCCGCAGCAGCGCGAAGCGGTCGAGTATCGCGGCGAGGCGCTGCTCATCGTGGCGGGCGCCGGATCGGGCAAGACCCGCGTGCTGACGCACCGGATCGCGAGCCTCATCGACGGGCGCGAGGCGTGGCCCAGCCAGATCCTCGCGATCACGTTCACGAACAAGGCCGCGGCCGAGATGCGCGAACGCGTCGAGGCGCTGCTCGGCGAGGCCGCCGGCGGCATGTGGATCTCGACGTTCCACTCGGCGTGCGTGCGAATCCTTCGCCGCGAGGCGGCGGCCATGGGCCTGTCGACCACCTTCACGATCTACGACTCGGCCGACCAGCGCACCATCCTCAAGCGCATCATCAAGGAGCTCGACGCCGACACGCTCGGCTTCACGCCCGCGAGCGCGCAGGCGAAGATCTCCAAGCTCAAGAACGAGCTCAGCGATGTCGAGACCTACGCCCGGAACGTCAACACGAACGACCCGAACGACGTGATGTTCCTCGAGATCTTCCGCCAGTACACCCGGCGGCTGCGCGATGCGAGCGCGCTCGACTTCGACGACCTCATCAGCGAGACGGTCTACCTGTTCCGGGCGTTCCCCAAGGTCGCAGCGCTCTACCAGCGGCGGTTCCGGCACATCCTCGTCGACGAGTACCAGGACACCAACCACGCGCAGTACGCGCTGATCCGCGAACTCACGAGGCCCGTCGAACCCGACGTCGTCGCCGAGCTCGACGAGCACGGCGTGCTGGTGCGGGGCATGACGGATGCCTCGGGGCGGATCCCGGGCGCGAGCCTCACGGTGGTCGGCGACTCCGACCAGTCCATCTACGCGTTCCGGGGCGCCGACATCCGCAACATCGTCGAGTTCGAGCGCGACTTCCCGGGCGCGAAGGTCGTGCTGCTCGAGCAGAACTACCGGTCGACGCAGAACATCCTGAGCGCCGCCAACGCCGTGATCGCGAACAACTTCGACCGGAAAGAGAAGAAGCTCTGGACGGCCGACGGCGACGGCGACAAGATCACCGGCTACACGGGGTACTCGGCGCACGACGAGGCGCAGTTCGTCGCCGACGAGATCGAGGCGCTGCACCGCGCCGGCGTCGCCTATCGCGACATCGCGGTCTTCTACCGCACCAACGCGCAGACCCGAGCGCTGGAAGAGATCTTCGTCCGCTCCGCCCTGCCGTACCGGGTCGTCGGCGGCACGAAGTTCTACGAGCGCGCCGAGATCAAGGACGCGATGGCCTACCTCATCGCGGTCGCGAACCCGCTCGACGAGCTCGCGATCCGTCGCATCCTGAACACGCCGAAGCGCGGCATCGGCCCCGCCACCGAGACCTCGATCGCGAGCTTCGCCGAGCAGAACGACCTCTCGTTCCGGCAGGCGATGCGCGCTGCCGACGGCCTCGGACTCGGGCCGAAGGTCACGAAGGCGATCCTCGACCTCGCGAACCTGCTCGACGAGGCGGCCGCGATGCTCGTGCCCTCGCAGAAGGGCATCGACGAGGGCACGAACGAGGGCGCCGCGAAGGTCTCCGACGTGCTCGCTCACCTGCTCGACCGCTCGGGCCTGGTCGAGACGCTCCGCAACAGCCGCGACCCGCAAGACGAGACGCGCGCCGAGAACGTCGAGGAACTGCTCGCGCAGACCAAGGACTTCGACCGCGAGAACCCGGGCGCCGGGCTGGTCGACTTCCTCACGCAGGTCTCGCTCGTGGCTGCGGCCGACGAGCTCGACGATGCGTCGGGCACGGTGTCGCTCATGACGCTGCACACCGCCAAGGGCCTCGAGTACCACGCGGTGTTCCTCACCGGCATCGAGGAGGGCCTGCTGCCGCACCAGATGTCCGCGACCGAGCCGGGCGGGCCGGCCGAGGAGCGGCGCCTCTTCTACGTCGGCATCACTCGGGCCCGCAAGCGGCTCTACCTCTCGCTCGCGATGAGCCGGGCCCAGTTCGGCGAGGTGTCGGTCGCGATGCCGAGTCGATACCTGCAGGAGATCCCCGACGAGCTCATCGACTGGAAGCAGTCGCCCGGCATGGCGACCAGCCGCGGCGGCACCCAGCCGCGAGCGCTCAACGCGCGCCGCGGCGGCTACGGCAGCGGCGGGTCCGGCGGCGCCTGGGGGCTCCGCGACCGCGACCTCGAGCGGTTCAGCGTCACGAAGGCCGCGGCGCCGAAGGCCGAGTGGGCGAACCG is a window encoding:
- a CDS encoding DUF3817 domain-containing protein, yielding MPLEPKSADFPRIRAALKFYMVCSVITGVMLLLLCTEMLLKYVWHLELFAFGPNGLLSFEPVVETPEGLESTGTGVNLSTGILIAHGWFYVVYLFSNFRLWSLMRWHFPRLLLLASGGIVPFLSFFLEARIAREVRGYLAEREADAAATRPQSESESVEAAQ
- the guaA gene encoding glutamine-hydrolyzing GMP synthase → MSETQQRPVLVVDFGAQYAQLIARRVREASVYSEIVPHTISADEVRAMDPIGIVLSGGPSSVYEEGAPALDPGILELGVPTLGICYGFQVMAQQLGGEVAHTGRREYGSTEATLRVDGNALLGGQPEHQTVWMSHGDSVAVAPEGFDVLASTADTPVAAFANDAQGFYGVQWHPEVKHTPFGQDVIENFLHRAAGIPADWNSGNVIAEQVARIREQVGAGRVIAGLSGGVDSAVAAAIVHEAVGDQLVCVFVDHGLLRKDERKQVEVDYVAATGIRLVTVDARDTFLDALAGVTDPEEKRKIIGREFIRAFERAERDLVAEAEADGEPIHYLVQGTLYPDVVESGGGTGTANIKSHHNVGGLPEDLQFELVEPLRTLFKDEVRAIGRELGLPEAIVGRQPFPGPGLGIRIVGEVTRDRLETLREADAIARAELTAAGLDQEIWQCPVVLLADVRSVGVQGDGRTYGHPIVLRPVSSEDAMTADWTRLPYEVLARISNRITNEVREVNRVVLDVTSKPPGTIEWE
- a CDS encoding Bax inhibitor-1/YccA family protein codes for the protein MALNNPAFSRNEAFSNQGAVAVAQDMSAQQLQDMYNQPATLPDREVMTIEDSIAKSAAAFGVLLVGAAIGWLTFQSVPFLWVGAGLVGFVLALVNIFKKEPSPALVLAYAGVEGVFVGGISAWYEYMFGGGIVAQAVIATLVVVGVTLALFASGKIRASARATKIFLIAMVGYLVFSLVNIGLMLFNVTDDPWGLRGAEIMGIPLGVIIGVLVVIMAAYSLVLDFDFIQQGVRNRAPRKYGWTGAFGIMVTVVWLYLEILRILAIARD
- a CDS encoding YciI family protein; this encodes MTRYMLIMRASDEAVEAYQDLPFDEVIAAMGRYNEELMKAGVMLAGEGLTDASEGFVVDFSSEPPLVTDGPYGETKELFNGFWILDVASKEEAAEWAKRCPLGPGSKLEVRRVSEIEDFPQDNEWIQKEVGWRAEQAERLAEDARRAATKA
- a CDS encoding RNA polymerase sigma factor; its protein translation is MDPESARRAVAAVWRIESARIVATLTRIVGDFALAEDLAQDALAEALAQWPASGIPSNPGAWLTAVGKRRAIDGWRRRERYDERLAAIAHDLEREQAEAADATGDLPYDPDAIDDDVLRLVFVSCHPVLSREARVALTLRVVGGLTTDEIARAFLVPVSTVQQRIVRAKKTLGDAGVPFEVPPRSEFPARLGTVLGVLYLIFNEGHSASAGDDLMRPELSREALRLGRILAGLVPREPEVHGLVALMELTAARFPARLDAHGDPVLLPDQDRRRWDRSAITRGRAALARADAIGRGRGAYSLQAAIAEQHDIAPSVDDTDWPTIVALYEALEQVAPSPVVELNRAVAVAMADGAEAGLAIVDGLAADGRLANYHPLQAVRAELLERLGRADDAREAFAEAARLTANERERAVLLARASRPDAR
- a CDS encoding glycerophosphodiester phosphodiesterase family protein, producing the protein MQAGPAERPLVIGHRGAPGYRPEHTEASYRLAFALGVDAVEPDLVATRDGVLVLRHENEISGTTDVASRPEFASRRTTREVDGKALTGWFTEDFTWAELSTLRATERLGGVRQHSATFDGRYPIIRFRDLLTLLDAASDDSGRDIRLVAEFKHATHFAGLGLPLDELFAAELTAGGWGRGDGRLISESFEPTLLQRLRDRGIAGTKVLLVEDRGAPWDLVAAAGGTDGRARTYDSFVTEEGLLGLAGAVDGVSVGKSRLVGGPGSSTDVAAAGRRAANGAPLQGSELVDAAHAAGLAVYTWTLRPENRFLAQPNRRGTARAAWGDWLGEFTRIIETGLDGIFLDHPDLGIEARRVAAGG
- a CDS encoding S1C family serine protease, which codes for MSDDDRTGPETDDTTGGRAEEPLDAYSRIVTQVAHDLLPSMASLAVRSRRGQGTGSASVISDDGVLLTSAHVVVGADRAEASFGDGTSVDADVIGRDPLSDLAVLRAHGALPAPVPLGDARELRVGQLVVALGTPLGFAGSVTAGIVSSLGRSLPTAAGRVVDEVIQTDAALNPGNSGGALADGLGRMVGVNTAVAGVGLGLAVPINPATRAIIDALVARGRVRRAWLGIAGAQVRLAPELAARIGSTTGLQVTAVVPGSPAEVANIRAGDIAVSLDGTGIVTATSIQRLMVEDAIDREVEMTLWRGGALVDVFVVPRELVGA
- a CDS encoding HEAT repeat domain-containing protein, whose translation is MAVTMKQVRAALDPEEPDYTEVVQLGPGALKHLQALIASDEPMIASKAAYAAGLFTGDEAREVVRSAAASDDPIVRVAAAASAANLPEEDASVVLAELVADPDEGVRKVARTAVPVNPSEELVARLEEVGTESANEGPEGAPEAPPTGGLMPGERPDTGAAGMPGERGGLMPGESGGMPGR
- a CDS encoding L-lactate dehydrogenase yields the protein MGVVENSKLSVVGAGSVGTSLAYAALIRESASQVALYDIATEKVEAEVLDLAHGTQFTRSSVIGGADLDVVAGSHVVVITAGAKQQPGQSRMELAGTNVGILERLLPGLLERAPHAIYVLVTNPVDVLTLAAQRISGLPPERVFGSGTVLDTSRLRWLLAKRAGVTTASVHADIVGEHGDTEFPLWSNARIGPVPILDWQGGEPFTRQELDGIAHEVRNAAYTVIRGKGATNYAIGLTGARIVEAVLRDERAVLPVSTVLSGVRGIDGVALSLPSVVGGDGANAVEETPMSADEEALLAASADAIRAAGATLGI